The following are encoded together in the Rhizoctonia solani chromosome 10, complete sequence genome:
- a CDS encoding aminotransferase class I and II protein has translation MAILGLAESDSSIYPVHFDIEKVIRPNILALHPYRCARDDYQSGILLDANENALGHSIPLKATFNQDPATSSHLSLDLHRYPDPAQKEIKSRIAGLRNIKGTDNVFLGVGSDEVIDLLMRVCCRPEHDKILITPPTYGMYGVTAQVNDVSIVKVPLLVEKGEFQLDMDGIKKAVASDPSIKLVFVCSPGNPTGTLIPLSDIKALLEDTNFKGIVIVDEAYIDFAKPEDSAVSLVSEYANVCVMQTLSKSFGLAAIRLGVAIAQPPLVQILTNTKAPYNISTPSASLALAALSPDGIAIMTEKIHVLNSNRDRLIKGLEKLSPLGVGSVIGGNHANFVIVPILSRGSTEPDNVRSNGVYKRLAEDLGVVVRFRGNEYGCKGCLRITVGSDEEVTAVLERLEQVLKDM, from the exons ATGGCGATACTTGGACTGGCTGAATCCGACTCTTCTATATATCCAGTTCATTTTGACATTGAAAAAGTAATCCGGCCAAATATTCTTGCCTTACACCCATATAGATGCGCCCGAGACGACTACCAATCTGGCATACTACTTGACGCCAATGAAAATGCTCTGGGGCACTCTATACCCCTTAAAGCTACATTCAATCAGGACCCTGCTACTTCTAGTCATCTCTCTTTAGATCTCCATCGTTATCCCGACCCTGCTCAGAAGGAAATCAAATCTAGGATTGCTGGGCTCCGAAACATTAAAGGCACAGATAACGTCTTCTTGGGTGTGGGCTCTGACGAAGTTATCGACTTGCTTATGCGCGTCTGTTGTCGCCCGGAGCACGACAAGATTCTCATTACACCGCCAACCTATGGCATGTATGGTGTGACCGCTCAAGTTAATGATGTTAGTATAGTTAAGGTCCCTCTGCTGGTCGAGAAGGGCGAATTTCAACTAGACATGGATGGG ATTAAAAAAGCCGTAGCATCAGACCCCAGTATCAAGCTTGTATTTGTTTGCTCCCCAGGGAATCCGACAGGCACCCTTATCCCCCTCAGCGACATAAAGGCCCTTCTGGAGGATACGAACTTCAAGGGAATAGTAATTGTCGATGAAGCATATATTGACTTTGCAAAGCCAGAAGACAGTGCGGTATCGTTGGTTTCGGAATACGCCAATGTTTGCGTTATGCAAACTCTCAGCAAAAGTTTTGGGCTGGCCGCTATTCG GTTGGGCGTTGCGATAGCTCAGCCCCCGTTGGTTCAAATTCTTACCAATACAAAGGCGCCTTATAACATCTCTACTCCCTCTGCGAGTCTAGCTCTCGCTGCTCTATCACCGGACGGCATTGCGATCATGACCGAAAAGATCCATGTGCTTAATTCAAACCGTGACCGACTAATCAAGGGGTTGGAAAAACTCTCTCCTCTTGGGGTGGGATCTGTCATTGGCGGAAATCACGCAAACTTCGTCATTGTTCCCATCTTGTCTCGGGGCTCGACAGAGCCGGACAATGTGAGAAGTAATGGTGTATACAAGCGTCTGGCCGAAGATTTGGGTGTAGTCGTCAGATTCAGGGGAAATGAATATGGGTGTAAAGGGTGCTTGCGTATTACGGTGGGGAGTGACGAGGAGGTTACTGCTGTGCTTGAGCGTCTGGAACAAGTGTTGAAGGATATGTAG
- a CDS encoding Flavoprotein, with the protein MKFIAAEERKENYLHVLLIATGSVAAIKVPLMAQKLLTYDRVKVEVVATEAAINFIHMDEIQAAGSRVWTDSGDWTTWKKAGDPILHIELRRWADVVLVAPCSANTLAKIASGLCDNLATSILRALAPSTPTFIFPAMNTHMYEHPLTTRHLNIVSDVIGYTVIGPIGKALACGDIGMGAMTEWSDIVQLVVSRWSLVPKQSTSESSRTFIPAIVVEASTQTQKQADLSAGIPSLEEIARDYPPMFTWDQVKDQVDSGDLAALKRHPALQQRYDKWIQQVKMIHGSVGKFEIYTFNYDFSNAYIPASPGSHTEPTYADNGSALGQSETVSVRPLTPSANNGKRWFTADIAEPLVKILPNDWPYSVPPEIRHYVVWSRLPITHPGIVPAQIWDRIVQDGLWGFSGSTYKPKGSGDESTDQLVRQAGAEVRTYVEDKWPAVEYEIAWFVNPPRLQSIPGLAHLHVFARKKSD; encoded by the exons ATGAAATTCATAGCGGCGGAAGAGCGCAAAGAAAACTACCTTCATGTTCTTTTAATTGCCACGGGAAGTGTTGCAGCAATTAAGGTACCATTAATGGCTCAAAAACTGTTAACG TACGACAGAGTCAAGGTTGAGGTTGTAGCCACAGAAGCTGCCATAAATTTTATCCATATGGACGAAATTCAAGCTGCTGGGAGTAGAGTGTGGACTGATTCCGGAGACTGGACG ACCTGGAAGAAGGCTGGAGACCCCATCTTACATATTGAG TTGCGCCGATGGGCAGATGTAGTACTAGTTGCGCCATGCTCTGCAAACACTCTAGCCAAGATCGCTTCTGGTCTGTGCGATAATCTTGCG ACCTCCATACTCAGGGCACTAGCACCGAGTACTCCGACTTTTATCTTTCCAGCAATGAATACGCATATGTACGAGCACCCTTTGACCACCCGGCACCTGAATATAGTCAGTGATGTAATCGGCTATACTGTTATTGGCCCAATCGGCAAGGCATTGGCATGTGGTGATATTG GAATGGGAGCCATGACCGAGTGGTCTGATATTGTCCAATTAGTCGTATCTCGCTGGTCACTTGTGCCTAAACAATCTACGTCTGAAAGTTCGAGAACATTTATCCCAGCAATTGTAGTTGAGGCTTCTACACAAACGCAAAAGCAGGCCGATCTGAGCGCTGGCATTCCATCCTTGGAAGAGATTGCACGCGACTATCCTCCGATGTTTACATGGGATCAAGTCAAAGACCAAGTCGATTCTGG GGATTTAGCTGCGCTTAAAAGACATCCTGCGTTACAGCAACGTTACGATAAATGGATTCAGCAGGTGAAGATGATCCACGGATCAGTCGGCAAGTTTGAGATTTACACATTTAATTATGATTTCTCTAATGCCTATAT ACCTGCATCCCCAGGCTCCCATACCGAACCAACATATGCAGATAATGGATCTGCTTTGGGTCAATCGGAAACCGTATCAGTCAGACCACTAACGCCATCCGCGAATAATGGCAAAAGATGGTTTACCGCTGACATCGCGGAGCCATTGGTCAAGATATTGCCAAATGACTGGCCATATTCAG TGCCACCTGAAATCCGGCATTATGTGGTTTGGTCTCGCTTGCCGATCACACATCCTGGAATCGTGCCTGCTCAGATTTGGGACAGAATAGTGCAAGATGGCTTGTGGGGGTTTTCAGGATCAACGTATAAGCCCAAGGGCTCAGGGGATGAATCAACCGACCAACTAGTTCGCCAGGCTGGCGCGGAAGTGCGGACTTATGTAGAAGACAAGTGGCCAGCTGTGGAATACGAAATAGCCTGGTTCGTCAACCCTCCG CGACTGCAAAGTATTCCAGGCCTTGCACACCTTCATGTGTTTGCAAGAAAAAAGAGCGATTAA
- a CDS encoding TOM1-like protein 2, with the protein MPEEYRHQAPPTKHPNVVEKAVARESWIVVSPGAMSPDPIHRPSLENGSIRLISPQPRVVQAAPDDYRPPPPLIDPTSRTSSTGSIPHGAGPPVAVTAANPNYKIGLDLTQNAVQVTRDRPHDAASIHVPQTPREAIGHLDAAQLHAKEDRENTVLRKRNRGSGMLGSMFGTHEPRASTEEIESIHSTHAPEKEQRHGFRSLFGISRERENEKEREREREHARHRGIDNPNDRTQWEMSRLIGYTTSTSVEDWSVVMEICDRVNLNDSEAKEASKALRKDIQFGRPAVQLSAARLWAILMRNCGQYFVGHTTSRKFLGKIEEIALSPATSPVVRDRLVEVIGTSVYLLRESKNLKPYQATWKKLRLQLKLTHPVEGLEIPADDPILNPTPHRPPSSLRQLAPNELVQPDIQANIAGVTEGLAKVELEPAHPAERRSAHDGERDQRRDRNRNTQSTYGVISPEEDMRRLFEECEIARDNCRILADSLVYATPDSIATNTVIKEFREKCMKSQEIIGAQIDWATAIADRARAEQTSVNGSGEIDPTAEEQLLQALVMAHGELNDVFKTYDDLERIAISEREEAEVRARSKVELRLDRSKYQQLDGGEVYMIPSDNHGASRSQTHTPAPAPAQVLPPSHARRPLPQPTPSSPHVNSLAPPPPAPHGPRPLSRNRTPSPNLGSDFRDHSTDESSQESEIPPTLPSEKAMGKRRAEPGPEEEDEWPEHGSLLNLDNGNDGDDDDRNSKPQEVFLYDAAEERKKQRAASEAKRS; encoded by the exons ATGCCTGAGGAATACCGCCACCAAGCGCCTCCTACGAAACATCCTAATGTTGTAGAAAAGGCCGTCGCTCGGGAATCTTGGATAGTCGTCAGTCCTGGAGCTATGTCCCCAGATCCAATTCACCGTCCATCTCTGGAGAATGGATCGATTCGCCTAATAAGTCCTCAACCACGCGTGGTTCAAGCTGCACCCGACGATTATCGACCTCCACCGCCACTTATTGACCCTACATCCCGTACCTCCAGTACTGGCAGTATTCCTCACGGAGCCGGTCCACCAGTCGCGGTTACCGCAGCCAATCCCAATTATAAGATTGGACTTGATCTAACACAGAACGCTGTACAAGTAACTAGGGACCGGCCTCACGACGCTGCGAGTATCCATGTTCCCCAAACCCCTCGTGAGGCGATAGGCCATCTTGATGCAGCTCAGTTACATGCCAAAGAGGACCGAGAGAACACCGTGCTGCGCAAGCGTAATCGTGGGAGCGGAATGTTGGGGAGTATGTTTGGAACCCATGAACCTCGAGCATCTACGGAGGAGATAGAGTCGATACATTCAACTCATGCTCCGGAGAAG GAGCAGCGACATGGGTTCAGAAGCCTTTTTGGTATCTCGCGCGAGAGAGAAAACGAAAAGGAGAGAGAGCGAGAAAGAGAGCATGCTCGCCATCGTGGCATTGATAACCCAAATGATCGAACCCAATGGGAGATGTCTCGTTTAATCG gctatactactagcacCAGTGTAGAAGATTGGTCTGTTGTAATGGAGATATGCGATAGGGTCAATCTAAACGATTCAGAGGCCAAAGAGGCGTCTAAAGCGCTGCGAAAGGATATTCA ATTCGGACGTCCCGCCGTACAACTGTCAGCCGCCAGA CTATGGGCTATCTTGATGCGAAACTGCGGCCAATACTTTGTTGGGCATACGACGAGCCGCAAGTTCCTGGGGAAGATCGAGGAGATTGCCCTCAGCCCGGCAACATCGCCAGTAGTTCGAGATCGACTGGTTGAGGTGATTGGGACCTCGGTTTATTTGCTGAGGGAATCCAA AAACCTCAAGCCCTACCAGGCGACATGGAAGAAACTCCGGCTCCAACTGAAGCTGACCCACCCAGTTGAAGGGCTCGAGATTCCCGCGGATGACCCTATTTTGAACCCCACTCCACATCGACCTCCATCATCATTACGGCAGCTTGCGCCGAATGAACTCGTTCAGCCCGACATCCAAGCGAATATAGCTGGTGTTACAGAGGGATTAGCCAAGGTAGAGCTGGAACCCGCGCATCCTGCTGAAAGAAGAAGTGCGCACGACGGGGAGAGAGACCAAAGGCGAGACAGGAACCGTAACACGCAATCGACCTATGGTGTGATTAGCCCTGAGGAGGATATGCGACGTCTGTTTGAGGAATGCGAGATTGCTCGAGACAACTGTCGAATACTGGCCGACTCACTTGTATACGCGACTCCTGATAGCATCGCGACAAACACAGTAATAAAG GAGTTCCGAGAGAAGTGCATGAAATCACAAGAGATCATTGGTGCACAAATTGACTGGGCGACAGCGATTGCTGATCGCGCACGGGCAGAGCAGACTTCTGTGAATGGGTCAGGGGAGATCGATCCTACAGCAGAGGAGCAGCTATTACAGGCTCTTGTTATGGCCCATGGGGAGCTAAACGACGTTTTCAAGACATATGACGACCTCGAACGAATAGCCATCAGCGAGCGTGAAGAGGCCGAGGTACGAGCACGGAGCAAAGTTGAGCTTCGACTGGACCGAAGT AAATACCAGCAACTAGACGGGGGTGAAGTCTACATGATTCCATCAGACAACCACGGGGCATCTCGATCACAAACACACACACCTGCACCTGCACCTGCTCAAGTTCTGCCTCCGAGCCACGCACGACGTCCACTCCCTCAGCCTACTCCGTCATCACCGCATGTTAACTCTCTAGCCCCGCCGCCTCCTGCGCCCCACGGTCCACGACCTTTATCCCGAAACCGAACACCGTCACCCAACTTGGGATCAGACTTTCGTGACCACAGCACCGATGAATCTTCACAGGAAAGCGAGATCCCACCGACACTTCCTAGTGAAAAGGCCATGGGAAAACGTAGAGCCGAGCCGGGGCCAGAGGAGGAAG ACGAATGGCCGGAACACGGAAGCCTACTTAATCTGGATAATGGAAATGATGGCGATGACGACGATCGAAACTCAAAGCCACAAGAGGTCTTCTTATACGACGCCGcggaggagaggaagaagcagagaGCTGCTTCAGAGGCCAAGCGATCATGA
- a CDS encoding WD40 repeat protein codes for MTESSFVIRQIASLPGHEDRAWQVAWNPDAPILASCSTDKTVRLYSYSAPPPDSTDDAHDYRFDLATSISTGHTRTVRTIAWAPGGKSLAVGSFDSTISVWERTTEDDSEGKEHGSDHPSSEWEMVSQLEGHENECKSVAYSNSGTLLASCSRDKSVWVWEVQPDAEFECLSVMMEHSQDVKAVTFHPREDILASASYDDTIKLYVDDPSDDWYSFATLKGHMSTVWAISFSPCGNFLASSSDDKTIRVWRHVPADTGSYSAGDWQPALDWVAHSRPIYSISWGPKVPGVGSESSLGCIASSGGDGQIRIWEVSDTSSGLAQYEICSYDRAHGDAEVNSVSWCPRPRMNGILATAGDDGIVNIWKVIHAYKTEILNPGSFQPFIRPFWLLLIPSLLSRQGWARELLGLMLIDGSTDLRFAFVILGFSCKACYAVKRNCQYPTEVYQGCIQCETRGTRCEPREWPPSKYTMNFSRSTTGPKRRSVDSSALGLYVPESLSSGSERIGSDPVLFDDRGFDISSRARRRPRHRASNSADASVSIGAIQFAGTTTLVRNGILHPSELVELYHLFVTRWNPCILVLDPSLHTIQYLTNFELLLSVVLAVAAQEYHPRPELCEQLMYHARSIAGKELLETPTVETVQALLLLSLFPNWGLSFDQNRSWLDLGLALDLARQLEMDKVASTFDPCNTSSTERNVFRTWIICHNLDAVTSSVFDRPSSFAPILPEQRRWPKKANDSYEGMVGVLAEPLQLLELHIKQQSLNKLLYGADYIRGINRGESTTSPRLLDSKIITSMETGISEQSAFWANERSEQLPFWFHMANITTAYSRLLLLSRYPLTDKCFQEPETCSNIIDSARCILESYANMFVNCGYAKYAPGCFFTHGLLATAIVYKFIDSMESDDSRVLMVNLAKQFSNSLRMSPTVTRPEAKQGVFIQTLDYIQRDRSNGTGGMIHSDESSFFHASTSWERSSTKFGFVWKL; via the exons ATGACTGAATCCAGTTTTGTAATTCGTCAAATTGCTTCGCTGCCAG GGCACGAAGACCGTGCGTGGCAGGTTGCTTGGAACCCAGATGCCCCTATACTCGCGTCGTGTTCAACCGACAAAACGGTTCGGCTTTATTCGTACTCAGCGCCCCCGCCAGATTCAACAGATGATGCCCACGACTATCGATTTGACCTTGCAACGTCCATTTCCACTGGTCACACGCGCACCGTGAGGACGATTGCATGGGCGCCCGGTGGGAAGAGCTTGGCAGTTGGATCATTTGATTCTACTATCTCTGTATGGGAGCGTACTACCGAAGATGATAGTGAAGGGAAAGAACACGGGAGCGATCACCCTTCGAGTGAATGGGAAATGGTATCTCAACTGGAAGGCCACGAGAACGAATGTAAAAGCGTTGCGTATTCGAACAGTGGAACACTGTTGGCCAGTTGCAGCCGAGACAAGAGTGTGTGGGTTTGGGAAG TACAGCCCGATGCCGAATTTGAGTGCCTGAGTGTTATGATGGAACATTCACAGGATGTCAAGGCTGTCACATTCCACCCTCGAGAGGATATCTTAGCTTCAGCATCCTACGACGACACAATCAAGTTATATGTAGATGATCCCTCCGATGATTGGTACTCCTTTGCCACCTTGAAGGGACACATGTCGACTGTTTGGGCTATTTCGTTCAGCCCTTGTGGTAACTTTCTCGCTTCTTCATCAGACGACAAAACCATTAGGGTATGGCGGCACGTCCCAGCTGACACCGGGTCCTATTCCGCCGGTGATTGGCAGCCCGCTCTAGACTGGGTGGCCCATTCTCGACCTATATATTCGATTTCATGGGGACCGAAGGTTCCTGGAGTCGGCTCCGAGAGCAGTTTGGGATGTATTGCCAGTAGTGGGGGTGATGGTCAAATTAGGATATGGGAG GTATCGGACACTAGTTCCGGATTAGCCCAATATGAGATATGCTCATACGACAGGGCACATGGAGATGCTGAAGTCAATTCTGTCTCCTGGTGCCCACGGCCACGGATGAATGGTATTCTTGCCACTGCAGGAGATGATGGAATCGTAAACATATGGAAAGTAATA CACGCATACAAAACGGAGATTCTTAACCCCGGTTCATTCCAACCTTTCATTCGCCCCTTCTGGCTGTTGTTAATCCCCTCCCTACTTTCACGACAAG GATGGGCGCGTGAGTTACTCGGGCTTATGTTGATCGATGGCAGCACTGATCTTAGATTCGCATTTGTGATACTGGGTTTTAGTTGCAAAGCTTGTTACGCTGTAAAG CGAAATTGTCAGTATCCCACGGAAGTATATCAAGGATGTATTCAGTGCGAGACCAGGGGTACTAGATGTGAACCTCGCGAATGGCCTCCCTCTAAATACAC CATGAACTTCTCCCGATCCACGACCGGACCTAAACGAAGATCTGTTGATAGCTCTGCTCTTGGGCTTTATGTCCCGGAGTCATTGTCATCTGGATCTGAACGCATCGGCTCCG ACCCTGTATTGTTTGATGACAGGGGCTTTGATATCTCTTCTCGCGCGCGTCGTCGACCAAGACACCGTGCCTCAAATTCTGCTGACGCTTCCGTTTCGATAG GTGCGATACAATTCGCTGGGACAACCACATTGGTTAGAAACGGCATACTACACCCGTCGGAACTGGTGGAGCTTTATCATTT ATTCGTCACAAGGTGGAAT CCATGTATTCTTGTCCTTGATCCCAGCCTCCACACAATCCAGTATCTCACTAATTTTGAGCTACTATTATCTGTGG TGCTAGCAGTAGCTGCACAAGAGTACCACCCTCGGCCTGAATTATGTGAACAATTGATGTATCATGCACGGTCGATTGCTGGAAAAGAGCTGCTCGAAACCCCAACAGTAGAAACGGTACAAGCTTTACTTCTGCTTTCATTGTTTCCCAACTGGGGGCTATCGTTTGACCAAAACCGATCCTGGCTTGACCTAGG ACTGGCGCTTGA CTTAGCTCGACAGCTCGAAATGGACAAGGTGGCATCTACGTTCGATCCTTGTAACACCTCGTCTACCGAACGGAATGTTTTCCGAACTTGGATAATATGTCATAATTTGGATGCTGTTACATCCTCAGTCTTTGACAGACCATCTTCATTCGCTCCTATATTACCCGAGCAGAGACGCTGGCCGAAAAAGGCAAATGATTCTTATGAAGGCATGGTAGGGGTCCTCGCCGAGCCACTTCAACTTCTCGAGCTTCACATCAAACAGCAATCCCTCAATAAACTCTTATATGGCGCAGATTATATTCGAGGAATT AACCGAGGTGAAAGCACCACGAGCCCACGATTGCTTGATTCGAAGATTATTACAAGCATGGAAACCGGGATATCTGAGCAGAGCGCTTTTTGGGCGAACGAAAGGAGCGAGCAGTTGCCTTTTTGGTTCCATATGGCAAATAT CACAACGGCATATTCGCGACTACTACTTCTCAGTAGATACCCCTTGACCGATAAATGTTTTCAAGAGCCAGAAACTTGCTCAAAT ATAATTGACTCGGCAAGGTGTATACTGGAGTCGTATGCAAATATGTTCGTCAACTGCGGCTACGCAAAGTATGCTCCAGGGTGCTTCTTTACACATGGTTTACTGGCCACCGCTATTGTTTACAAG TTTATTGATAGCATGGAGTCCGATGATTCCCGAGTTCTGATGGTAAATCTGGCCAAACAGTTCTCAAACAGTCTGCGGATGTCACCAACGGTTACCCGACCCGAAGCCAAACAAGGTGTTTTTATCCAGACTCTGGACTATATCCAGCGAGATAGATCAAATGGGACCGGAGGAAT GATACACAGCGACGAATCGAGCTTCTTCCACGCATCGACCTCATGGGAACGATCATCGACCAAGTTTGGCTTTGTGTGGAAGCTCTGA
- a CDS encoding helix loop helix DNA-binding domain protein, translating to MDIVRGTPPPAKWYDIKSGISSNRRSTSTVLPPPPVPSSNILRSVFLARITMNFESLSPAASLSPPSISSGDTDSDDQHISSPTNSFSPDLGFDQFMPDIGLQATMQELGMSIDGWEQWNDTNKPIVDPAMLFLDLDGLVTDPTTVIEPPQVINPNLPLPKSKFAAARASHLLSIPSAPTLDIPQLETQIQTPIPKSEPLSAADDIAQRILARTRAAKVQEPQVQPQPQMSQFPPHIPGSMPGIVMPSLPPVPRAGANPNPAPTDPNAFTAMQLDANAEALEQEYLAILQNAQSMPDFFSAAFGQPNATPSQQPPALPTLPDGAAKSAPPPLRTKTSHTTIERRYRTNLNTRITALRHAVPALRVLDKAAFPNEQPDEHGLCDGVRPARKASKASVLGKATEYIRVLKRREKRLEGKVGGLKALVKCVSGEDVVREWEAEWVRVHGGPETDSIGVDDQPEAEGDGDDDDSDGDEPKAKRARPTTANPSLSPPQQAGENPRLNAPALPLLIQAFLLHNKPARKESGGQSPAASHHTHSGSVISPVISPSGKVETPWDFAHAAHTIFSIVLLLSLVLSWVRSLSAKKQAQGVEGAKKVLAKGRELSAISRFWTAASLYFSVSGPEEEQSEREAVLALLLAPVCAPLAKRFWSRAAQTPVRLKSPLPQNLVRLPLNRDSPPGILTATNVRTAVLSLPLHDAEQAYLSALSAASQVVDVLFDLAVRKFVETSHQDSSSSLSQLEQEEETEEATKSVCRLGHGLQSPTLRSLVVSFETLRSSPSSSLESEKIKGVRALIKALELYRKVYPDPEGVLTPTGGVH from the exons ATGGATATCGTACGAGGGACACCGCCACCCGCGAAGTGGTACGACATCAAATCTGGCATCTCCAGCAACCGTCGGTCAACGTCCACCGtccttccaccaccacctgtTCCGAGTTCTAACATTTTACGATCTGTGTTTTTGGCTCGGATTACAATGAACTTTGAATCACTCTCTCCTGCGGCCTCGCTGTCGCCGCCATCAATTTCGTCTGGGGATACGGATTCCGACGACCAACATATCTCATCTCCGACTAACTCTTTCTC CCCAGATCTTGGGTTTGACCAGTTTATGCCAGATATAGGCCTCCAAGCTACGATGCAGGAACTCGGCATGTCTATCGATGGTTGGGAGCAGTGGAACGACACAAACAAACCGATCGTTGATCCTGCGATGCTATTTCTTGACCTCGATGGCCTAGTAACTGACCCTACTACTGTTATTGAACCTCCCCAGGTAATTAACCCGAATTTACCGCTTCCCAAAAGCAAGTTTGCCGCCGCCCGTGCCTCGCACTTACTGTCTATTCCATCTGCTCCGACGTTGGATATTCCTCAACTGGAGACTCAGATTCAGACTCCCATCCCCAAGTCCGAGCCACTCAGTGCTGCTGACGACATCGCCCAACGAATTCTCGCTAGGACACGTGCTGCCAAAGTCCAGGAGCCCCAAGTCCAACCTCAACCGCAAATGTCCCAATTCCCGCCGCATATTCCAGGCTCTATGCCAGGGATCGTTATGCCTAGTTTACCACCCGTTCCAAGGGCTGGCGCCAATCCCAACCCAGCTCCAACAGACCCTAATGCGTTCACCGCGATGCAACTAG ATGCGAACGCAGAGGCACTGGAGCAGGAGTACCTTGCAATTCTCCAAAATGCGCAGTCCATGCCGGATTTCTTTTCCGCTGCATTCGGTCAACCTAATGCCACTCCTTCTCAGCAACCCCCAGCGCTACCTACTCTCCCGGATGGCGCGGCCAAGTCTGCTCCTCCCCCTCTACGTACAAAGACTTCACACACAACTATCGAGCGCCGGTACCGCACAAACCTAAATACTCGTATCACTGCTTTAAGACACGCGGTCCCCGCCCTACGAGTCCTTGATAAAGCTGCATTCCCCAACGAACAACCCGACGAACACGGGCTATGCGACGGTGTTCGACCGGCTCGTAAAGCATCAAAGGCGAGCGTTCTCGGAAAGGCCACAGAATACATCCGGGTTCTCAAGCGCCGAGAGAAGAGGCTCGAAGGGAAAGTTGGGGGGCTGAAGGCTTTGGTCAAGTGCGTTAGCGGCGAAGATGTCGTCAGGGAGTGGGAGGCGGAATGGGTTCGTGTGCATGGTGGACCAGAAACGGATTCGATTGGTGTAGATGACCAACCTGAGGCGGAGGGTGACGGCGACGATGATGACTCGGATGGAGACGAACCCAAGGCTAAACGCGCCCGCCCTACCACTGCTAATCCAAGCCTTTCTCCTCCACAACAAGCCGGCGAGAACCCAAGGCTAAACGCGCCCGCCCTACCACTGCTAATCCAAGCCTTTCTCCTCCACAACAAGCCGGCGAGAAAAGAAAGCGGG GGGCAGTCTCCTGCTGCTTCTCACCATACCCACTCTGGATCGGTTATTTCGCCGGTTATTTCACCAAGCGGAAAAGTTGAAACGCCATGGGACTTTGCTCATGCAGCTCATACAATCTTCTCGATTGTATTATTGCTTTCGTTGGTCTTGAGCTGGGTCCGATCTTTGAGTGCCAAGAAGCAAGCGCAAGGAGTTGAAGGAGCAAAGAAGGTTCTAGCTAAAG GGCGCGAGTTATCCGCCATTTCGCGATTCTGGACAGCCGCTTCGCTTTACTTCTCTGTGTCTGGTCCTGAAGAAGAGCAGTCCGAACGCGAAGCAGTGCTAGCGCTTCTTCTCGCCCCCGTCTGTGCACCCCTCGCAAAAAGGTTCTGGTCTCGCGCTGCACAAACTCCCGTTCGGTTGAAGAGTCCTCTACCCCAGAACCTGGTTCGCCTTCCTCTGAACCGCGACTCCCCGCCCGGGATCCTCACCGCGACCAATGTACGAACGGCAGTGCTTTCCCTCCCGCTACACGATGCCGAGCAAGCCTACCTCTCCGCCCTCTCCG CTGCCAGCCAAGTCGTCGACGTCCTGTTCGACCTAGCCGTTCGCAAGTTTGTTGAAACCTCGCACCAAgactcgtcctcgtccttgtCCCAGCTCgaacaagaagaagagaCTGAGGAAGCGACCAAGTCTGTTTGTCGTCTTGGTCATGGATTGCAGTCTCCTACACTCCGCTCGCTTGTCGTATCGTTTGAAACGCTCCGGTCTTCCCCCTCTTCGTCCCTAGAATCGGAGAAAATCAAGGGCGTGCGAGCATTGATCAAGGCGCTAGAACTATACCGAAAAGTATACCCTGATCCGGAAGGTGTACTTACTCCTACAGGGGGAGTGCATTAG